A genomic region of Rhipicephalus sanguineus isolate Rsan-2018 chromosome 3, BIME_Rsan_1.4, whole genome shotgun sequence contains the following coding sequences:
- the LOC125757917 gene encoding uncharacterized protein LOC125757917 — protein sequence MKSKSGAVGVVVRARLVPVALQERVKEELKCIEEQGVITKTEVRYLGHVLTATGLRVDPKHVQDILEMPTQKNSSERALQDLLQATNEDATLGKRREYASTAWPLHEQDVPKPLRTYWECRDEIHEQDGLVFRSSKVIVPQSKTSELTSTLHSAHD from the exons ATGAAGTCCAAGTCCGGAGCCGTTGGTGTCGTCGTGCGAGCCAGGCTAGTTCCCGTGGCCCTACAGGAAAGAGTAAAGGAAGAGCTCAAGTGTATAGAAGAACAAGGCGTGATAACTAAA ACAGAGGTTCGCTACCTTGGGCACGTGCTCACCGCCACAGGCTTGCGTGTGGACCCCAAACATGTacaggacattttggaaatgccGACACAAAAGAACT CCTCTGAACGCGCACTGCAAGACTTGCTTCAAGCCACCAATGAGGACGCAACCCTGGGCAAGCGCCGCGAATACGCAAGTACAGCATGGCCGCTTCACGAGCAAGACGTCCCCAAGCCACTTCGGACGTACTGGGAGTGCCGGGACGAGATACACGAGCAGGACGGCCTCGTATTCCGGAGTAGCAAGGTAATCGTGCCACAGTCGAAGACATCGGAACTGACTAGTACTCTTCACTCAGCGCATGATTAG